One window of Phycisphaeraceae bacterium genomic DNA carries:
- a CDS encoding DUF1579 domain-containing protein, which produces MKRKSNLFVVFAGLCLAAAPVAFADEPQNPAQKTMDQTKDAAKQGWQQAQDAAKDGQKKAADMMGGMDPKQMEEMMKSMMPGEHHKTLLQYVGDWDVKAKMWMAPGAPAEETTGTATAKSEFGGRFVFMTYESEMMGQPFEGRLILGYNNNTKQNEAAWVDNMSTGVWYSTGNASSDGKVFTFTGTFVEPDGEKKATREVTTFKSPDLYVSEFFETGKDGKENKMMELTYTRKGKAATMKPAGGEPSK; this is translated from the coding sequence GTGAAACGCAAATCAAATCTGTTCGTCGTGTTCGCAGGGCTGTGCCTCGCGGCCGCTCCCGTCGCCTTCGCCGATGAGCCGCAGAATCCGGCGCAGAAGACCATGGATCAGACCAAGGACGCCGCGAAGCAAGGCTGGCAGCAGGCGCAGGATGCCGCGAAGGATGGCCAGAAAAAAGCCGCCGACATGATGGGGGGAATGGACCCCAAGCAAATGGAAGAGATGATGAAGTCGATGATGCCGGGCGAGCATCACAAGACTCTCCTCCAGTACGTCGGCGACTGGGACGTGAAGGCAAAGATGTGGATGGCGCCCGGCGCGCCGGCCGAGGAAACGACCGGTACCGCGACCGCCAAGTCGGAATTCGGCGGCCGCTTCGTCTTCATGACCTACGAGAGCGAGATGATGGGGCAGCCCTTCGAAGGCCGCCTCATCCTCGGATACAACAACAACACCAAGCAGAACGAGGCGGCATGGGTGGACAACATGAGCACCGGCGTGTGGTATTCGACCGGCAACGCGTCGAGCGACGGCAAGGTGTTCACGTTCACGGGAACATTCGTCGAGCCCGACGGCGAGAAGAAGGCGACTCGCGAAGTGACGACGTTCAAGTCCCCCGACCTGTACGTCTCTGAGTTCTTCGAGACCGGGAAGGACGGCAAGGAAAACAAGATGATGGAACTCACCTACACGCGCAAGGGCAAGGCCGCCACCATGAAGCCCGCAGGTGGCGAACCGAGCAAGTAG
- a CDS encoding amidohydrolase family protein, which translates to MTLRSLIRRSSFLAAGIVSSLVGAAGALAQHAVSPDPGNPLAGPANGMRRTDLGWQAFTNATIHVAPGKTVEHATLVVRDGKIVAILTPEAGGKAAPTPIGPIVRDCTGLHIYPGFIDAYVEVATPLPDLNAPGAHWSAKVMPQRRATDGNGVSEREAESLRNQGFVAAALVPINPSSGRPFSVNTSDDDFDESAPVRANPGGIFRGHGAVVSLQKPGEGMSASRPPIYRDDVFHALAFELGGRAGGGGPGGGSGSLSPQELERWPSYPGSEMGAIALIRQTLSDADWLAQTRKDNYSVPPGVLDSLIDRAQPLYFEVSDELEVVRAAKIAREFKRPAIIKGSGLEFRRLDDIAQRLAAAGDAPQIPLIVPLSYPKAPDVSTVGAAEAAGLREMMTWEQAPSNVRRLKDKGVRVALTSSDLRSRSQFRANLEKAMKYGLAPEAALAMLTTEPAAILGVDKTLGTIENGKAASFIVASGDLFALPPDEPEDKSADEKADKPDAGAPEPEKADGPARKRAGPGRADKPRAPKVEIREVYVDGIRTEVALAGASQLAGVWDVTLDKPMDGTISLTFNNTGELTITKTFTDQKDDKGNPKVTTSKGKNVAVEGRRVSYSFEHKPFDKEGVFSASAALAPDNQSMEGIALTTSGEPLKWRAVRKEENQEHAARKMPGLVGCFLLEEIDGKKGGGSLICIRKDGTVTLRMNNTVLKADDVSIKDGTIKYTCDMGKLADPSRDAPSDRLVKVEAKLEGDQLIGSMVVPDGSTHQWKGSRKPGDPEVLADLPDEIGYPFGAYERDDRAAFTGDAPVVVITNATVWTSGPQGILKDASVVLKGGKIDSVIAGGAAPIDGAIVIDAKGKHVTPGIIDCHSHTGISKGVNEGGQAVTSEVRIQDVTDPDSISWYRQLAGGVTAVNSLHGSANAIGGQTAVNKNRWGSTSADDLHFAGRDSFDDANPFAPGVKKSYPMPPGVKWALGENPRQVNGSSRNRYPQSRMGVEALIRDRLTAAREYEQSWRDWSAGKHGAGALPPRRDLELEALAEVLSGSRLVHCHSYRQDELLALAKICKEFNFKLGTWQHILEGYKVATDVRDNARGASAFSDWWNYKVEVQDAIAQGPILMHDVGVVVSYNSDSDEMARRLNLEAAKAVKYGNLSEEEALKFVTINPAIQLGLEKRVGSLEPGKEADVVIWSADPLSVSSHAERVFIDGREMFSLDMDAKLRKQNNENRQRIIQKLKKEPPARGGGGEGPKDSEMDDADAARERIMLDMLNRRGSLDSNMPGECGCGLVHAVQ; encoded by the coding sequence ATGACCCTCCGCAGTCTCATCCGTCGTTCTTCGTTCCTCGCCGCCGGCATCGTTTCGAGCTTGGTCGGCGCCGCCGGCGCTCTCGCGCAGCACGCCGTCTCGCCCGATCCGGGGAATCCGCTCGCCGGCCCGGCGAACGGGATGCGCCGCACCGATCTCGGCTGGCAGGCCTTCACGAACGCGACAATCCACGTCGCTCCGGGCAAGACCGTCGAGCACGCAACGCTTGTTGTCCGCGATGGGAAAATCGTCGCGATCCTCACGCCCGAAGCCGGCGGCAAAGCCGCGCCGACGCCGATCGGACCGATCGTGCGCGACTGCACCGGGCTGCACATCTACCCCGGTTTCATTGACGCGTACGTGGAAGTTGCAACGCCTCTTCCCGATCTGAACGCGCCGGGCGCGCACTGGAGCGCGAAGGTGATGCCCCAGCGCCGCGCGACCGACGGCAACGGAGTTTCTGAGCGCGAGGCAGAGTCGCTCCGCAATCAGGGCTTTGTTGCCGCGGCACTCGTCCCCATCAACCCAAGCTCGGGTCGCCCCTTCTCCGTCAACACCAGCGACGATGACTTCGATGAATCCGCGCCGGTGCGCGCCAATCCGGGCGGGATCTTCCGAGGCCACGGCGCGGTCGTGAGCCTGCAAAAGCCCGGCGAAGGAATGAGCGCATCGCGCCCGCCCATCTACCGCGACGATGTCTTCCACGCGCTCGCCTTCGAACTCGGCGGGAGAGCTGGGGGCGGAGGACCCGGTGGCGGTTCCGGTTCGCTCAGCCCGCAGGAACTCGAGCGCTGGCCGAGTTACCCGGGTTCGGAAATGGGCGCGATCGCCCTGATCCGACAGACCTTGAGCGACGCCGATTGGCTCGCGCAGACAAGAAAAGACAACTACAGCGTCCCACCCGGCGTGCTCGATTCATTGATCGATCGCGCGCAGCCCTTGTACTTTGAAGTGAGCGACGAACTCGAAGTCGTTCGCGCCGCGAAGATCGCGCGCGAGTTCAAGCGCCCCGCGATCATCAAGGGCTCGGGCCTCGAATTCCGTCGGCTCGACGACATCGCGCAAAGGCTCGCCGCGGCAGGCGATGCACCGCAGATCCCGCTCATCGTGCCGCTCTCGTATCCCAAAGCGCCCGATGTTTCGACCGTCGGCGCCGCCGAGGCCGCCGGCTTGCGCGAGATGATGACTTGGGAGCAGGCGCCGAGCAACGTGCGCCGCCTGAAAGACAAGGGCGTGCGCGTCGCACTCACGAGTTCCGATCTCCGCTCGCGCTCGCAGTTCCGCGCGAACCTCGAAAAAGCGATGAAGTACGGCCTCGCCCCCGAGGCCGCGCTGGCGATGCTCACCACCGAGCCCGCGGCAATCCTCGGTGTGGACAAGACCCTCGGCACCATCGAGAACGGAAAAGCCGCGAGCTTCATCGTCGCATCCGGCGATCTCTTCGCGCTCCCGCCCGATGAACCCGAAGACAAGAGCGCTGACGAAAAAGCCGACAAGCCCGACGCGGGCGCCCCCGAACCGGAGAAGGCCGATGGTCCCGCGCGCAAGCGCGCCGGACCCGGCCGCGCCGACAAGCCGCGCGCTCCCAAGGTCGAGATCCGTGAGGTGTACGTGGATGGCATTCGCACCGAAGTTGCGCTTGCCGGTGCGTCGCAGCTTGCGGGAGTATGGGATGTGACGTTGGACAAGCCGATGGACGGCACCATCAGCCTCACCTTCAATAACACCGGTGAGTTGACGATCACCAAGACGTTCACCGATCAGAAGGATGATAAGGGCAATCCCAAAGTCACGACTTCCAAGGGCAAGAACGTCGCGGTCGAAGGCCGGCGCGTTTCCTACTCCTTCGAGCACAAGCCCTTCGACAAAGAAGGCGTGTTCAGCGCTTCCGCCGCGCTCGCACCCGACAATCAATCCATGGAGGGGATCGCGCTCACAACCAGCGGCGAACCGCTCAAGTGGCGCGCGGTGAGGAAAGAGGAAAATCAGGAACATGCCGCACGGAAAATGCCGGGATTGGTCGGCTGTTTCCTGCTCGAAGAGATCGATGGCAAGAAAGGCGGCGGCTCGCTCATCTGCATCCGCAAAGACGGAACCGTTACCCTGCGGATGAACAACACGGTTCTCAAGGCCGACGACGTCTCGATCAAAGATGGGACCATCAAGTACACGTGCGACATGGGCAAACTCGCAGATCCTTCGCGCGATGCGCCTTCGGATCGACTTGTGAAAGTGGAAGCAAAGCTCGAGGGCGATCAACTCATCGGATCGATGGTCGTGCCCGATGGTTCGACGCATCAGTGGAAAGGATCGCGAAAGCCCGGTGATCCGGAAGTGCTCGCCGATTTGCCCGACGAAATCGGCTATCCGTTCGGTGCGTACGAGCGCGATGATCGCGCGGCATTCACCGGTGATGCGCCGGTCGTCGTGATCACCAACGCGACGGTGTGGACGAGCGGGCCGCAGGGGATTCTGAAAGATGCGTCGGTCGTGCTCAAGGGCGGAAAGATCGATTCGGTCATCGCGGGCGGTGCGGCGCCGATCGACGGCGCGATCGTGATCGACGCGAAAGGCAAGCATGTCACGCCGGGGATCATCGATTGCCACAGCCACACGGGGATTTCGAAGGGCGTGAACGAGGGCGGGCAGGCGGTCACTTCGGAAGTGCGCATTCAGGATGTGACCGATCCCGATTCGATCTCGTGGTATCGGCAGCTCGCGGGCGGCGTCACTGCGGTGAACAGCCTGCACGGTTCGGCGAACGCGATCGGCGGACAAACCGCGGTGAACAAGAATCGCTGGGGATCAACGAGCGCGGATGACCTGCACTTTGCGGGGCGCGATTCGTTCGATGACGCGAATCCGTTCGCGCCGGGCGTGAAGAAGTCGTATCCGATGCCGCCGGGAGTGAAGTGGGCGCTCGGAGAAAACCCGCGGCAGGTGAACGGCAGCAGCCGCAACCGGTATCCGCAGTCGCGCATGGGTGTCGAAGCGCTCATCCGAGATCGGTTGACGGCGGCGCGGGAATACGAGCAATCGTGGAGGGATTGGAGCGCGGGCAAGCACGGGGCCGGTGCGCTGCCGCCTCGCCGGGATCTCGAACTCGAAGCGCTCGCGGAAGTGCTGAGCGGTTCGCGCCTCGTGCATTGCCACAGCTACCGGCAGGATGAACTGCTCGCGCTCGCCAAGATCTGCAAGGAATTCAATTTCAAGCTCGGGACGTGGCAGCACATTCTCGAGGGGTACAAGGTTGCGACCGATGTGCGCGACAACGCGCGCGGGGCGAGCGCGTTCTCCGACTGGTGGAACTACAAGGTCGAGGTGCAGGACGCGATCGCGCAGGGGCCGATTCTGATGCACGATGTCGGCGTGGTCGTGAGCTACAACTCCGACAGCGACGAGATGGCGCGCCGGCTAAATCTGGAAGCGGCAAAGGCCGTGAAGTACGGGAATCTCTCAGAGGAAGAGGCGCTCAAGTTCGTGACCATCAATCCGGCGATTCAGCTCGGTCTCGAAAAGCGGGTCGGCAGTCTCGAGCCGGGAAAAGAGGCGGATGTCGTGATCTGGAGCGCGGATCCGCTCTCGGTTTCTTCGCACGCCGAGCGCGTGTTCATCGATGGTCGCGAGATGTTCTCGCTCGACATGGACGCGAAACTTCGCAAGCAGAACAACGAGAATCGCCAGCGAATCATCCAGAAGCTGAAGAAGGAGCCGCCGGCGCGCGGCGGCGGGGGCGAAGGGCCGAAGGATTCCGAGATGGATGACGCCGACGCGGCGCGTGAGCGCATCATGCTCGACATGCTGAATCGGCGCGGCAGCCTCGATTCCAACATGCCGGGTGAGTGCGGGTGCGGGCTCGTCCACGCGGTGCAGTAG
- a CDS encoding 6-phosphofructokinase, with amino-acid sequence MAGAKLLTGNAVVGQSGGPTAVINQSLVGVVEGLRSGLKATGNVQKILGMRHGVNGLTKGDLIDLTEVAQDKLERVANTPSASLGSSRDKPDKDYCAKILKACEQHNIRYFFYVGGNDSSDTCRIVNELARTSGYELRCFHVPKTVDNDLPVNDHTPGFPSAARFVAMAFAADSLDNRSLPGIKINVVMGRHAGFLTAASALARSIGGDPNDGPHLIYLPEVPFDTDQFIADVEKVYSKTGRCQIAVSEGIQDKNGQAIGAKLIKGGQVDSHGNVQLSGSGALGDQLSDLVKSRIKGKDGKPPRVRADTFGYLQRCWPDASVVDKQEAREAGRVAAKAAAAGELDGSIALIRAPGNPYRCEFKRIELTDVAAKTKHMPKEFIQGTNDVSQAFLDYARPLVGPLPVFDRI; translated from the coding sequence ATGGCTGGAGCGAAGTTGTTGACGGGTAACGCGGTGGTCGGGCAATCGGGTGGGCCGACGGCGGTGATCAATCAGTCGCTGGTGGGTGTGGTCGAGGGTCTTCGATCCGGGCTGAAAGCGACGGGAAACGTCCAGAAGATTCTGGGGATGCGCCACGGCGTGAACGGGCTCACGAAGGGCGACCTGATCGACCTGACCGAAGTCGCGCAGGACAAACTCGAGCGCGTCGCGAACACACCGTCGGCGTCCTTGGGGAGCAGCCGCGACAAGCCGGACAAGGACTATTGCGCCAAGATTCTCAAGGCGTGCGAGCAGCACAACATCCGCTACTTCTTCTATGTCGGGGGCAACGACAGTTCGGACACGTGCCGCATCGTGAACGAACTGGCTCGTACCTCGGGCTACGAGCTGCGCTGCTTCCATGTTCCGAAGACGGTGGACAACGATCTTCCGGTGAACGATCACACACCGGGGTTTCCGAGCGCGGCGCGCTTTGTCGCGATGGCGTTTGCCGCGGACAGCCTCGACAACCGGAGCCTTCCCGGCATCAAGATCAACGTGGTGATGGGAAGGCACGCGGGTTTTCTGACCGCGGCGAGCGCGCTGGCGCGTTCGATAGGCGGCGACCCGAATGACGGGCCGCACCTGATCTATCTTCCCGAGGTCCCGTTCGACACGGATCAGTTCATCGCGGATGTCGAGAAGGTGTACTCGAAAACCGGGCGCTGCCAGATCGCGGTCAGCGAAGGGATTCAAGATAAAAACGGGCAGGCGATCGGCGCGAAGCTGATCAAGGGCGGCCAGGTGGACAGCCACGGCAACGTGCAGCTTTCCGGTTCGGGCGCGCTCGGCGATCAGTTGTCTGATCTGGTCAAGAGCCGGATCAAGGGCAAAGACGGAAAGCCGCCTCGCGTGCGCGCGGACACGTTTGGGTATCTGCAGCGCTGCTGGCCGGATGCAAGCGTCGTGGACAAGCAGGAAGCGCGCGAAGCTGGGCGCGTGGCGGCGAAGGCTGCCGCGGCGGGTGAACTCGACGGCTCGATCGCGCTGATCCGCGCGCCAGGAAACCCCTACCGCTGCGAGTTCAAGCGGATCGAGCTGACTGATGTCGCGGCGAAAACCAAGCACATGCCCAAGGAGTTCATCCAGGGGACGAACGATGTGAGCCAGGCGTTTCTTGACTACGCCCGCCCGCTTGTGGGCCCCCTGCCGGTTTTCGACCGGATCTGA